The following proteins are co-located in the Silene latifolia isolate original U9 population chromosome 1, ASM4854445v1, whole genome shotgun sequence genome:
- the LOC141608486 gene encoding vicilin Cor a 11.0101-like, producing MGLLTNRLCLVLLLIMVVYVGVTTTEAKEDPELRQCKHQCRHQRQFDESQKLGCERSCEEYIEEKERIRKWREQRDELGRDETDNNPYVFQEEQFRTHFSTQQGSLRVLPKFTQRSQLFKGIQNFRVLLFQANPHTFILPNHWDADAIFFVAQGRGTVSLVFTDRRESFSIEQGHVMVIPAGVTAYLINEDNDEKLVLAKLVNPVSNPGKFVTFFGPGGRNPESFFNAFSPEVLEAAFKTSSARLERIFSQQREGVIIRASEEQIRALTHKEGSHSVFGSKSSKDFSPVHLLRQRPTASNEFGKLFEIDISDNKVLQDLGIGVSFANISQGSMNTPFYNSRATKVAIVLNGKGQFEMACPHVSKSDHHHHQHRNPHHDSGRSQQGEERETPIHYEKISSELRPGTVFVVPPGHPFVTIASQNNNLEVICFEINAENNQKFPLAGQKNILRNIESEAKELAFATSADEVDSVFENQDEFFFFRGPRQWRQRGVAVV from the exons ATGGGATTGTTAACAAACAGGTTATGTCTGGttttattattaataatggtGGTTTATGTGGGTGTTACTACTACTGAAGCAAAAGAAGACCCAGAGCTAAGGCAATGCAAGCACCAATGTAGACACCAAAGACAGTTTGATGAGTCTCAAAAGTTGGGTTGTGAGAGGTCATGTGAGGAGTACATAGAAGAAAAGGAGAGGATTCGGAAATGGAGGGAACAAAGAGATGAACTAGGAAGAGACGAAACTGATAACAACCCTTATGTGTTTCAAGAGGAGCAGTTTAGGACACACTTTAGTACTCAACAAGGGAGTCTTAGGGTTCTTCCTAAATTCACACAAAGGTCTCAACTTTTCAAAGGAATTCAGAATTTTAGGGTCTTGTTGTTTCAGGCTAATCCTCATACTTTCATTCTACCTAATCATTGGGATGCTGATGCTATCTTCTTTGTTGCTCAAG GAAGGGGAACAGTGAGCCTTGTTTTCACAGATAGAAGAGAAAGTTTCAGTATTGAACAAGGGCATGTGATGGTGATACCAGCCGGTGTGACTGCTTATTTGATCAACGAGGACAATGACGAAAAACTAGTCCTCGCCAAGCTTGTCAATCCTGTTTCTAATCCTGGCAAGTTTGTG ACGTTCTTTGGGCCAGGAGGTAGAAACCCCGAGTCATTCTTTAATGCCTTCAGTCCGGAGGTCCTTGAAGCAGCATTTAAG ACATCAAGTGCGAGACTTGAGAGGATCTTCTCCCAACAAAGAGAAGGAGTGATAATAAGGGCATCTGAAGAGCAAATTAGAGCACTGACACATAAAGAAGGATCCCATAGTGTCTTCGGAAGCAAGAGCTCAAAGGATTTTAGCCCAGTACACCTCTTAAGGCAGCGTCCTACGGCGTCCAATGAATTCGGAAAACTGTTTGAGATTGATATAAGTGACAACAAGGTGCTCCAAGACCTTGGAATAGGCGTATCCTTCGCCAACATCTCCCAG GGATCCATGAATACTCCATTCTACAACTCAAGGGCCACAAAGGTGGCAATTGTCTTAAATGGAAAAGGTCAATTCGAGATGGCATGTCCCCATGTATCTAAGtcggaccaccaccaccaccagcacCGCAACCCCCACCATGACAGTGGAAGATCACAGCAAGGTGAAGAGAGGGAAACACCAATCCATTACGAGAAAATCAGTTCAGAATTGCGGCCTGGGACAGTGTTTGTGGTTCCACCAGGTCATCCCTTTGTCACCATTGCCTCTCAGAACAATAACCTTGAAGTAATCTGCTTTGAGATCAATGCAGAAAACAACCAGAAATTCCCTCTAGCAGGACAGAAGAACATACTGAGGAACATTGAGAGCGAGGCCAAGGAGTTGGCATTTGCCACCTCAGCGGATGAGGTGGATAGTGTCTTTGAGAATCAAGATGAATTCTTCTTCTTCAGAGGTCCACGTCAGTGGCGCCAGCGTGGCGTTGCCGTTGTCTGA
- the LOC141608480 gene encoding small ribosomal subunit protein uS14z/uS14y/uS14x: MGHANIWNSHPKSYGPGSRTCRVCGNPHAIIRKYGLMCCRQCFRSNAKEIGFIKYR, encoded by the exons ATGGGACATGCTAACATCTGGAATTCCCACCCCAAGAGTTACGGCCCTGGTTCTCGCACTTg CCGTGTATGCGGAAACCCTCACGCGATTATTCGCAAGTATGGGTTGATGTGTTGTAGACAGTGCTTCCGTAGCAATGCTAAGGAGATTGGCTTCATCAAG TACCGCTGA
- the LOC141608496 gene encoding uncharacterized protein LOC141608496, protein MVAVDIVNSSFFSPQFITILNFPSPKLRKMKKTTLKSGLISDFFSGYKSQKTSSSSSPHLSEPEVEVYNQMPHIQEETICQEPPIQSQVPPQNETRTSNVEENNQKFPLAGQKNILRNIEREAKELAFATSADEVDSVFENQDEFFFFRGPRQWRQRGVAVV, encoded by the exons ATGGTAGCAGTCGACATCGTCAACTCGTCATTCTTCAGTCCTCAGTTCATCACCATCTTGAATTTTCCGTCTCCAAAACTCCGAAAG ATGAAAAAGACTACATTGAAAAGTGGACTTATATCAGATTTTTTTAGTGGATACAAATCACAAAAAACGTCATCTTCTTCCTCACCACATCTAAGTGAACCCGAAGTTGAGGTTTATAATCAAATGCCTCATATTCAAGAAGAGACGATTTGTCAAGAGCCTCCCATTCAATCTCAAGTTCCACCCCAAAATGAAACAAGAACCTCGAATGTGGAAG AAAACAACCAGAAATTCCCTCTAGCAGGACAGAAGAACATACTGAGGAACATTGAGAGGGAGGCCAAGGAGTTGGCATTTGCCACCTCAGCTGATGAGGTGGATAGTGTCTTTGAGAATCAAGATGAATTCTTCTTCTTCAGAGGTCCACGTCAGTGGCGCCAGCGTGGCGTTGCCGTTGTCTGA